A stretch of Triticum aestivum cultivar Chinese Spring chromosome 1D, IWGSC CS RefSeq v2.1, whole genome shotgun sequence DNA encodes these proteins:
- the LOC123167598 gene encoding uncharacterized protein codes for MEMARAFFHTPQRQHHLAELRIEGDQSPVAFSDPCATGRKRRCLFPAFSPRKKMLVDLPPFSSAPAPSQPPSAGRTVSVFSSALSPSSGSNGSFAFCALPEQPAPKGSNCSGAFAFLTSPERSLTPMGSTASSGFGVFSSRPSLSPGHGGSNGTGAIASLAPPTPTRTGSNGNDGGEPAFLASPNPALGRKDSSASAADKALSPAGPRISGGGDLVFSPPLVLPASRTSASPERKTEGSTLWSRRRGNKRQLEEQLQVTVPLKKVAKTEALAIGDPTRRATLSVSSTRPCCAFVNSPAKAINQEGSKDILAASGASCSSSPYQSPAGTICTFDTSPTRPLEKASRLESEGGGGHGAAACPGAEVVACVTCSCGARKEFCFDHRH; via the exons ATGGAGATGGCCCGCGCCTTCTTCCACACCCCGCAGCGGCAGCACCACCTCGCCGAGCTCCGCATTGAGGGCGACCAGTCGCCGGTCGCCTTCTCCGACCCCTGCGCCACCGGCCGCAAGCGCCGCTGCCTCTTCCCTGCCTTCTCCCCGCGCAAGAAGATGTTGGTCGACCTGCCCCCCTTCTCCTCCGCGCCCGCGCCTTCCCAGCCACCCAGCGCCGGCCGCACCGTCAGCGTTTTCTCGTCGGCGCTGTCGCCTTCCAGCGGAAGCAACGGAAGCTTCGCGTTCTGCGCTTTGCCGGAACAGCCGGCGCCCAAGGGCTCCAACTGCAGCGGCGCCTTCGCGTTCTTGACTTCGCCGGAGCGGTCGTTGACCCCCATGGGCTCCACCGCCAGCAGCGGTTTTGGGGTCTTTTCTTCTCGGCCGTCGTTGTCTCCCGGCCACGGGGGCTCCAACGGAACCGGCGCCATCGCGTCCTTGGCTCCCCCGACGCCGACGCGCACGGGATCCAACGGCAACGACGGCGGGGAACCGGCGTTCCTGGCTTCTCCGAACCCGGCGCTCGGGCGGAAAGATTCTTCAGCGTCTGCGGCAGACAAGGCGTTGTCTCCCGCGGGTCCCAGGATTAGCGGCGGTGGCGATCTCGTCTTCTCGCCGCCACTCGTCCTCCCGGCCTCCCGGACGTCGGCATCTCCGGAGCGGAAGACCGAGGGGAGCACCCTCTGGTCACGGCGCCGCGGGAACAAGCGGCAGTTGGAAGAGCAGCTGCAGGTCACCGTGCCGCTGAAGAAGGTCGCCAAGACGGAAGCGCTGGCCATCGGCGACCCTACCCGTCGCGCCACCCTGTCCGTGTCGTCGACCAGGCCGTGCTGCGCGTTCGTCAATTCGCCGGCGAAGGCGATCAATCAG GAAGGCAGCAAGGACATCCTCGCCGCCAGCGGCGCATCCTGCTCGTCATCGCCGTATCAGTCACCGGCCGGAACGATCTGCACGTTCGACACATCGCCAACAAGGCCGCTGGAGAAGGCGAGCAGGCTG GAGAGCGAGGGCGGAGGTGGCCACGGAGCGGCGGCGTGCCCAGGCGCCGAGGTGGTGGCGTGCGTGACCTGCTCCTGCGGTGCCCGGAAGGAGTTCTGCTTCGACCACCGCCACTGA